The following is a genomic window from Solanum stenotomum isolate F172 chromosome 4, ASM1918654v1, whole genome shotgun sequence.
TAGCTGGTTATGTTTATCAGCAGCATATTTAAAAGGTCTATTTAGACATGGTTGAGAGACTGATATATTGATCTGTACCTGTCTTCTCTGTGTATGCAGTGGCTGTAGGAACTTTAAATCTGGGATTTTCAGCATGGCATCTCTCAAGGAGCTTCTTCCAGCAGCAAAGTCCACTACCAGCACAGTCTATGACCATACAAGTGACCCGTGGTTCAAGAATAGGTACAGTGCAACTGAGGCGGAGAAATCTGCAGTAATCAAGGCAAATCCGGTACCCCCTTATCTAAAACGGGCTGGATTTAGGCCATCCAAGCTTGAGGACTTTGGGGATGGAGGAGCGTTCCCTGAAATCCATTATGCACAATACCCACTTGATATGGGCAGAAAGAAAGACTGGAAAGCCGGGGGAAAGAATTTGCCTGTTACTGTGGATGAGCATGGTGAAGTGCGATATGATGCAATTGTGAGGCAGGGTGAGAATGCAAAGAAAATTGTTTATTCTCAGCATAAAGATCTTATCCCCAAGTTTGTGAAGGAGGACGAGAGTGATGAAGAGATGGATCAGGATGAGAAGCAGAAAGTAATCGATGAGACAATGGAGGAAACTAAAGCAGCACTTGAGAAGATTGTAAATGTGCGGTTGAGTGCTGCACAGCCCAAAAATGTTGCCACACAATCTCAAGAGTCCAAGTTTATTAAGTACAAGCCTTCCCAGCAAGCGGCAGCTTTTAACTCGGGTGCAAAGGAGAGGATTATTAGGATGGTAGAGATGCCCGTGGACCCTCTGGATCCACCGAAGTTCAAACACAAGAGGGTCCCTAGGGCCTCTGGTTCTCCACCTGTGCCTGTTATGCATTCTCCTCCCCGTCCAGTTACAGTGAAGGACCAGCAGGACTGGAAGATTCCACCTTGTATATCAAACTGGAAGAACCCCAAAGGTTACACAATCCCACTTGATAAGCGTCTTGCTGCTGATGGCAGGGGACTTCAAGATGTTCAGATCAATGATAATTTTGCAAAACTATCAGAGGCTCTGTATGTTGCAGAACAGAAAGCCAGAGAAGCAGTTGCAATGCGGTCAAAGGTTCAGAAAGAGATGATGatgaaagaaaaggagaagaaagagataGAACTTCGGGAGTTGGCCCGCAAGGCAAGATCTGATAGATTGGTTGGGGTACCTTCGGCTGCTGCACATGTACCTTCTGAGAGGGACTCCAggaatgttgatgatatgaaTGAGGATTATGAGCGAGCAAGAGATTTGCCCAAAGAATCAAGGGGGGAAAGGGAAGAAAGATTGAATAGAGAGAAGATACGTGAGGAGCGGCGCCGTgagagggagagggagaggAGATTGGAGGCAAAAGATGCTGCAATGGGTAAGAAGAGTAAGATCACCAGAGATAGAGACCGTGATGTGAGCGAAAAAGTGGCTCTTGGAATGGCTTCTACTGGCACATCAAGAGGAGAGGTCATGTATGATCAGAGATTGTTCAACCAGGAGAAAGGGATGGATTCTGGATTTGCAGTGGATGATTCCTACAACGTCTATGACAAGGGACTATTTACCGCTCAGCCTACTCTTTCTACTCTATACAGACCGAAGAAAGATACTGATTCTGAAATGTATGGAGGTGCAGATGAGCAGCTGGATAAGATCATGAAGACAGAGCGCTTTAAGCCCGACAAGGCATTTTCTGGAACATCTGAGAGGACTAGTACCAGAGATGGGCCTGTACCATTTGAAAAGGAAGTTAAGGAAGTTGAGGAAGCTGATCCATTTGGTCTTGACCAGTTCTTGACA
Proteins encoded in this region:
- the LOC125861761 gene encoding SNW/SKI-interacting protein A, with the protein product MASLKELLPAAKSTTSTVYDHTSDPWFKNRYSATEAEKSAVIKANPVPPYLKRAGFRPSKLEDFGDGGAFPEIHYAQYPLDMGRKKDWKAGGKNLPVTVDEHGEVRYDAIVRQGENAKKIVYSQHKDLIPKFVKEDESDEEMDQDEKQKVIDETMEETKAALEKIVNVRLSAAQPKNVATQSQESKFIKYKPSQQAAAFNSGAKERIIRMVEMPVDPLDPPKFKHKRVPRASGSPPVPVMHSPPRPVTVKDQQDWKIPPCISNWKNPKGYTIPLDKRLAADGRGLQDVQINDNFAKLSEALYVAEQKAREAVAMRSKVQKEMMMKEKEKKEIELRELARKARSDRLVGVPSAAAHVPSERDSRNVDDMNEDYERARDLPKESRGEREERLNREKIREERRRERERERRLEAKDAAMGKKSKITRDRDRDVSEKVALGMASTGTSRGEVMYDQRLFNQEKGMDSGFAVDDSYNVYDKGLFTAQPTLSTLYRPKKDTDSEMYGGADEQLDKIMKTERFKPDKAFSGTSERTSTRDGPVPFEKEVKEVEEADPFGLDQFLTEVKKGKKAMSNVGSGGTMKASAGSTRDGYETSSRTRIAFDKGR